Genomic DNA from Lactuca sativa cultivar Salinas chromosome 8, Lsat_Salinas_v11, whole genome shotgun sequence:
CCTTGTTTAGTGTCCAGAAAGGAGGACTTGAAGATCTTGTATGATTGCACCTTTAGCGTGCAACTGCGATAGAGAGACTCTACTTTGGGTATTTGGATTTATTCTTAACATCGTTTAAGGTATTCATCATAACCTTTCTCATAGGCAAGATAAGTTGCAGTTATGTAACACTTAGTGTcgtttgtaacaaaatttaaaacataagtatTGGTCCCATTTAAATATGATAATAAAACATCATTCATAAAAATCATTCATTTTGGTGTTTCATAAAATGTATTGTCACCGAGAGTAAATAACATAAGTCTTTACATTTTTAAACATAGTTTCAAAAAGTTATGCGAATGTTGCTATAGTCAAGTTGGATTCTCCTTTgatggtcaaataaatcgtcaatccttgggagtgactaacagttcttcaccgttagcttattcaactatcgatagtcaatgcacatcctatatGAAATGTACTTCTTTTTTCACGAACAGGATTGGTGATCCCTAAggagaactgctcggccgaataaacccttgTCTAGAAGCTCTTGAAGCTACacagacaactcttgcatctctggtgcTGCCAAgtgatatggagacttggctataGGAGCCGCTCCAGGTATCAAATCAATATGAAACTCGACTTGCCTCTATGGAGGCACTCCTGGTAACTCCTCAGGAAACACATAGGGGAAATTCTGAACAATGGGCACCTCACTCAATCCCCTCATGACCTCCACTCGAGTATTGGCCACATAAACTAGGAACTTAGAACAACCCTGGTGAATATATCTCATGGCTCTTGCAGTTGAACAGAGAGTTGGCCCATACGACGCTCTCTCACcaggaataaccagttctcccccacttgaggttTGAAATCTCACTAACTATGACTCACAGTCAATCATGGCCCCATTAGGGCCCAACCAATCTAGCCCGATAATAACCTCTGATCACCACAGTGGAATCGATACCAAATCAATGGAGTATCTCTCACTAAACAAATTCAGGACACACCCACGGTGAACCCTCGAAGCACTCACAGAAAGGTCATCAGAAATGTCGATCTCTAACGGATAATCCAGAATCCTGGGAGCATCactaaacttcttgctaagtgtaaGAGATATAAAGGATCAGGTAGCACCTAAATCAAACTGAACATGAGCAggcataccattgaccaaaaaggtccctacaCAAGATCAAATATAATCATGAACataaataaggaaataaataaaagatgtgAATAAGACACATACCGGTAACGACATCCGGTGTTGCACTAGCATCATCAATGGTCAGCTGAAATGTCCTGCTCTTCACCACAGGTGCCTCCATCTTGCCCTAATAGCCATTAGTAATCCTCAAGGTGGCGGGTGCAAGTTTCATCACTGCTCCTTTTGACAATCTTAGACAATCAGCTTTTTATGGTCAGTCTGATTACAATGAAAGCAAATTAGAGCACTCCAAGGGCAATCCTTACTCAAGTGGCCCGACTGGCCACAACCGAAACATACTGAACCGGTTAATTGACACACCCCACCATGCGACTTGTCGTACTTACCGCATTGGCTTCGGCCATATGGGCCTCTGATGCGAGAGTCGGAAGTATTGGGCCTTTTAGCCTGGCCCATAATTGTCTATGCCTGCTCTGGGTTCCACTTCGTTCGAAGCTCCAACTTAATCTCTCACTCATGGGGTCAATCATATCGTTCAGGGTCTTGCACTCAGATATTAGGGTTTTATCCGATAGATTTGACGTGGTTGACTTTTGattttaaccaagtttgacttaggggTATTTTGAACTGTAGTTTGAGATTTGGTCACTGCTATTTGTAAAGGTGACCAATAGAGTTGGTTTCAGAGCAGCATGTTGTTTAAGCTATTTATCcgtctgtgaggtgagttttcacaatgtatccatgggttaaaggcaccaatgctggcccattaTTGTGTTATGTAGGATGATTGTTGTTTTTaggctgttacaagttggtatcagagcatttccTCCAGAGATTTAAGTCCTTTAACTATATTTGCAATAAAGTTAAATAAGGAGATGATtgtattctcaaaattcaaaaacATATCAAATTATGTTGGACCCATTCATGAATCCATTCTATGAGATAAGTATGAAGGATGTGCTTGAGCATGAAGACTTTGTTATTCTAGGAATGGGATTTGATTTGGATATCGGAACACAATAACACCAACTGTTGTATTGGTTTGATATATTTGTGTATGATCTTTTATTAATATTGGTTTTATTCTAGATTAGCATGTTTAATTCATGAATAATCAAGTTATTCTAAAAGGTCCATAGTCAGTCATAGTTGTGGGAACAACTATGAGGTTAGACTAATATGAATCATATTCGTTGACTTTCATAAGATTAAAGTACGAAAAGCATTGCAACCAAGTTCATAGGTACTTATTTGAGAGAAAGTATTGGGCACGAAACATGTTCAAGATCACCTCATAGATCTCTATCATGAGTGATAATTTATAAAGGTAATATCTTTATATCCTTAGCTTTaagatacatatttgggacttgagTGTAGGGAACGCCATACTTTGATATGGTTAAAGTTGTTCTTTGACCAGACAGTTATAAAGGCCATTATTAGGTATAATATGAACTACATAATAGGCATATGTAGTCAATATATAATTTTTTCCTCTTTTGTTGAGAGTTACACATCTAAGGCGCTTTGCGAAAATTTAAGCAATAGACGAGATTGATTGTGATCCATATCTCATATAAAACATGATGTCTATGACGAAGACATAACTAATAAATTACCGTATATACTAATTGAAACTTTAAGCCTTATGGAGTTGGATGCTGTTGAATGGAACCTTTTCATGTGCTTTTGGTGAAAATGAAATGTTGCTAGATGTTCAACATTGTCTATATGAGTCTATAGTTAGTCTTGTGCGATTGAGATATTGAAGGATCTATATGCTTAAGAATCATTTTAGAATGATATTACAAATAATATATAATCTTATAGGGTCACACTAATGGCAAGTAGACACAAATTGaatatttataataatttattgttgataaatatctttaactctagcaattaattggaaattaatattttatgaaaatattcaATATAAGTATCATAGATTATATCAAGAGGTATGATAACTAAAGTTATGTACATCTTTTTAGATTAAAAGAGTTTTGGTTTTACATAAAAGTGTAAAACTTTTATATATCTTCTATTTTCCTTTATTAAAACCAAGAATTAGCGAGGTGACAAAATCAAGCTAATTGATTATTATAATTAATAGGGCATGCTTTAAGAAGCATGCCTTCTTTTCATCATGAAGCATGGAAGTGTAAGAGATAAAGTGTGTCTTAAAGTGTTAAGACAAGATGGATAAATATTTAAGCATAAAGACTTTCTTCCTTCTCTTCATCTTTCTTGCTATAACCATGAACATGTTTCCATTCTCCCTTTTCtttcttaaacggttaagacactaaAGAAAGACTTATATACTTTTTCTCTCCTTTAAGACAACAAAAGTTTGGATTTTGTTCTTAAAGGCTTAAGAGCTTAATATTGCAAGAAGGAATAACATCAAAGTGTTGTATCTTGTTGGTATACTTCTTTAAAGGAATTCTACTTTGGGTTCTTGCCAtctccatcaacttccaacctcctAAGGAGattcaaagtcttcaaaggttgttatttcttaatCCTTCTATGGTTGAATTTAATCTTTCATGTTCATACAAAATGATCCTTGTTAATAATAAACTTGTTTATGTTATTCAAATTTATAATGCTTCCATTGTTAATTTTATCATTTTAGAAACCTGATTTTTGAATAAAATCCAACATATAGTGTTACAAGCTATCTAActtagtattttattttatttctccATCTTTGGATAAAATGCACATTTTACCCTTCTTAGTATTGCAATCTAATTATGATGTCTAAATATGAACATAATTAGACATTCATACTTTTCCAATTGCTAGAAATAATCCCCAAAGCCATAACATTTGGTAAGATTACTATTAATACATAGTCTTTTGGAGTACACACAAGAACAATATTAATCAGTATTGACTTGAGAAGAATTCAGGGGtctattttgttatttaattaagtgtttaatttattaaatgaaACTTGTAGATTTAAAGGTGTTTATGTGTAAGAATCTAAAAGTTAAATTATCAAgcttaagataattacttgatgaCCAAGTAATTACCCCTTAAGGGTTTCAAACCTTTCCTAATAAATAGAGGGTCATAAAATTGGATTCAAGAGATAATACAATTGCAAAAACACTAGGAAATTTGGTAGCCTCTAAACCTTCTCTATATTCCCGATCATCCCCGATCATGCTACGGATATTAGTTTTCTATATCCTTCTATGGTTGATTTATTTTGTTGCTTTGTGTTGGTTGAACATGGATCTACTTTTGggtttatgtgatttgattatatGCTTCCAATGTGAGCCTTTGTAACCTTTTGTTTGATGCTAACCCAACACCAGTAACTACGGACTCCCCCTCACACGATTTTTCTATGGTTTTATAAGAATGTTACAAAATAGTGTTGACAAATTGGTTAAACAATAAAGTAACATATTTACATATACTCACACAACTAcggttagggtttgggtttgcaaTCCCTCTCCCACCAAACTCTGGGCATCATGCACACATATACATCCTATTTCGAAGGTCTGATGTGTGGCCCAACCCCAAGAATGCAAGAGGATGATAAAGTTACCTAAACATGCAAGATTGAGAGCACTTTTGCAAAACCCTAGGACCACCTCGCGATTTCTTCTcttctccttgattcttggctaAAAAGGAGAAGAGGGGGAGGGAATGAGGAAGGGAGGCCAAactatgagaaagaaaaagagggGAAGAGATCGACCTTAGCTAAATAGGAAGGGAGATTAGGGTATTTATCTCTTCTAGTCTTTCTATCACTAGAATTAACATTTTAAATCCTACAAATTTATAATCCTATAATTCCAAGTACGCTACACcagaataaataattaaataaactattattatttaaaaataaataaatacaaggTATACAAGATGAGGGCTTAATGTGGAGGAAAAGAAGTAAGGTATGTTGATGCAACAATTAAAACTGAATTTTGTAAGTAAATTGAtgatatcataacaaaataagttCAAGCTTGAAAGACATTGGAATGTTTGGTCAGAAAGATAAACATGAGAAGAAAAGGCCCGTGGAAGAGAGACGAGCAGACTACAAAGCCGAGGGATGAGAAAGTAATattttatatagttttatgttGGTTAGATTGTTTATTTTAGATTAAACGCAATGAATTTTGGTTTGGTTTTTGTATTTTATGTAGTATGACTCGAATGACATAATTCAAAATTGGTTTCATTGTTTGATAATTTTATACGAAACTAGATGAATACATGCGCGTTGTGCAGAATAGAAGTATacaattgaaatatatatatatatatatatatatatatatatatatatatatatatatatatgtgtgtgtgtgtgtgtgtgtgtgtgtgtgtgtgtgtgtgtgtgtgtgtgtgtgtgtgtgttaattaCAACAATGAGGTTGTTGTTAATTTTGATATAATGATTCTTATACTAAGTTGTTATTAAACATtgattatttttaatgatattatAACATAGATATCTATGAAAAGTATATAATATGCATCGTCTTAATGAATTCTATCTGCggattactcataaataaaattaaaaataatatatgatttaatgttatttataattttatttttgtttaacattttaatttctatcattgtaattacttaaaaacatcaaacattatttttctttttaaatgtaacaatataatttttttacatAATGTTATTTTTGACTATTTTCGttgtaagttatttttaaaatatttatttagaaactcttaatgattataaaatagttttagatttttttagttattttagggtTGCAATTTAGGTTTTACATTTAACACTATAGTTTATatattttaactatttataaaaaaaatatttggattttattttaagtttaattgaAATTTCAATTTAAGTGAACTCTATAAcgtatattttatattaaaataacaATTCTTCACATTCAAAAACATATAGAAACtaataaatataatatgttaaaagttaaaaatataatattataaataaaagtaaaagatGTTAGTTTAATATTCAAGTTTAGTTAATTTTAGATTAAAATTTAGGTTTTGCATTTATTTAAGGTTATAATCAATTTATAATTAtatgaaagaaattgaaaaatgaTGTTTAGTTAATTTTAgattaaaatttagggtttgcatttaTTTAAGGTTATAagcaatttataattattattaacaaGAAATTAAAAATGATACAAGTTTCAAATTGATATGGTGCTTGAAAATATATatcatttataagtatatatagacAGTATGAACGATAGTTGGGATAATATATctcatttataagtatatatagacAGTATGAACGATAGTTGGGATGGGGCTTACAATCCTTTGGAAATGGAACTAATcgggtgtttgggattgcttctaaaatgacttttgacttttaattttttcaaaaaatcaaaaaatatttggGTAATAGAAAAgttctttttaaaataactttttgCATAGAGTAAAATAAGGGGTTTCAAAAAGTCACAAAAACCTGATTTTTTTTGACTCTACGTATAAAAGTTAAGCTAAAAGTCTTTTtgctaatccaaacactttttaagcTTCTTTTACAAAAAGTCTTTTTAAAAAAAGACTTTTGACGTTTaaaagcaatcccaaacaccccctaaatttgTTACAAAAAGGCTAAACGtggatgaaaaacaaaataaaacaactcgatctatatctttattaagacaaaaaaaaattggaagaCATAAAGCCACGATGGAAAGAAATAAATGCACTTAAACAATAATCAATCGTAATACATAGATAACAATAGAATCTTGCTACAATTTGAATGCAACAAAAACCACAAAGAAATTTAAACCTATTCTCCTCAGAAGACCGCTATCAAATATCAATTATAACAATACAAATTAAACATAACCCCATAAATCATCcatttgatttgatttgattttcaccaaacaataaaaactatgatttatATCAAATTTTCCATTAAATTAACTCGAACAACACCCGCCTTTCTTGACCGCCGACACGTCATCCTTGCCGCCCACATTAATCGTCTGTCCTTTCGGCAACGCGGCGGCATCATCTCCGGCTTCTAGAGCCTTCCGGCTAACAATATGATAAATTTGAGTAAGAACTTCTGTGAATGCATCTTCTACATTTAGTGATTCGAGTGCCGAGGTTTCCATGAAATACGTGTGTTCTTTTTCCGCGAATGACGTGGCGTCCTCTGATTGGACGGCTCGTAAATGGCGCAAATCGGCTTTGTTGCCCACGAGCATTATGACGATGTTGGCGTCTGTGTGGTCCCGGAGCTCTTTTAACCATCGGGAGACGTTTTCGAAGGTGACGTGGCGGGTCACGTCGTACACGAGTAGGGCGCCGACCGCGCCTCGGTAGTATGCGCTTGTGATTGCGCGGTACCTTTCAGAAGAAAATGGTATTTTAATACTGTGTTTGGATACAGTGTTGTCTGGATAAATGATATCAGAATACTTAATGGAAAAACCTTATTTCCAGGGGAAATCTCTgataaagtctcaatattttgggtCAGTTTACGGGTTTAATCCGAACTTTTATTTTTTCAACAGAAAAGTCCTGAATATTTTATATTTTGCCCAAATTAACAAAAAGAGTCTATTTTTTTCAATGGAAAATGACAGATTATTGTATAAAATTAGATAATCGGGATTTTTCTGTTCAATAAAAATAGTGGGATTAAACTATAAACTgacccaaaatattgggactttatcgGATAGCTTTTTCATGAAAAAATTTCAAATGAAAAGGCTAATTATATATCCACAATAGGAGAGCTTAAATAAGCTTTTTATGGGTTGTTTTTACAAGAAGTTGATTTATAATTGGTTGAAAACATATGGGGCCCACAAAATCATTGAAAAAGCTCATAGGAAAAGATTGTTAATTAACAAGCAACTTGAAAAAGCTACTCTTGTAGCTTTTTTCAAATTACAAGAGCTTTTTATCTTGAAAAAGCTCCTATTGTGGATGTTGTAGTGTTCATCTgcaataagtcaaacaaaattttgGTCCAGAAGGTCAAAACAATTTAAACTGCATTATATTTACTATAGCTATAAACTCAAGGGTTCAATGTGCATTTATGCAACAGCGTTTCACGTTTTTCCCTATTTACGCAACAAATTGTAGAAAATCTACAACATTTCATGGTTGCATAATTTATGTCAGTTGcataaattggtaaaaaaaaagttAGTATAGTGTAAATCAGTAAGAAAAATGAAACAGCGTTGCATAAATATGTAAAAAGGTAAAACATTGTTGAATAAATAAGCATTTATGGGATAAAACATGATTGCATATTTCGATCCCAGATACAATGTTCCATATTTTGGTTAAAGGAAACTTCTGAATGAATTGAGAAAAAGGTGAAGTTTTTGTCGCATAAATGTGCAAAACTGCAAATAACCTTAGAATCAATAACAAAGTGTTCTCAACATAAACCCATCTTTTGTTCACATCAAGAGAGAACAAaagaaaggtttttttttttttatattaatccaccaaaatttctttttaactAATAGAACGAAAGTCTTTAGTAAAACAACCAATTGAAAAATTTAGTAGTAAAGGAATATAAGAGATGTTCTAACGTTTAAGGTCCCAAGCAAGATTGAAAGTAAAAACCTACAACCTCAAATTTGTCTTTTTAGGTAGTCTCATTAGAAATATTAAGGGAGtaattaaataaaactaaagTCCTCTTAAGAATATCAAACTATGGTTATAGACTAAACTTCTGTTTCTTTTATTTACTTATATTGATAAGGAACTAACTCATGAAGGATTGAAGGGATATGAACAAGAACAATCAATGGCATAGAAAAATGTTCTTTTGATTAGATTATCTTCATCTTTTCTTCTGGAAAGTTATTAAACCCTACAAACTTTCATTGGGATAAAGTCATTTTGACAGATATGAAACTGTGATCACGATATATCTATAAAAACCGTTTGTTTATCAAAAATTGAGTTCATAATTTGATCTAAAGGTAGTGCAATAAGCATCATCATTTAATGTGATCAAAGCCTTAGAATTATATCCTACTTATATCACATCAAGACATTTCAACTAAACTCAATAAATCAATGACTAACTTTAACATAGCAACAATCACGCGCTTAACATTAAGAATTGAAGACAAGAATTTTGAATTTTAGAAGACATCAAGCTTCAATGCAAACTCCAGATCTAAAGTAGAACGATCTTCATATAAAGAAGCAGCATACAGAACAGTCGGATCTAAACAATCTCATTTCAAAACCGATATGCTACATAAATGCTTCATTTCTACAATTACATACGAAATCGATAAAAATGGGTGTTAGAAAGATCTGATACGTACCTTTCCTGGCCAGCGGTGTCCCAAATCTGAGCCTTAACAACTTTATCATCAACACGAATGCTACGGGTGGCGAATTCAACGCCGATGGTGGATTTGGACTCAAGACTGAACTCGTTTCGAGTGAATCTCGACAACAGATTTGATTTTCCAACTCCAGAATCCCCGATCAGGACTACTTTGAACAAGTAATCGTAATCATCGTCTGCTCTGTAGGCACCCATTTCTGTTTACACAATGATCTTCACAACAAAATGAAAATGCGTAAGAAATGCTTGCGGGTTTGATCCGAAGCAGATCTGTATTATGTAAATGGGGGAAACAGCAATAGAAATCTGCAAGAGGGTTTATGAGACAGTAGAGgtagagagagggagggagaagTGCGAACGAGGTGAAGGACAGAAGGGCGAGATGCTTTCAAAGAGATTTGGCTGCTGATTTTTGCTTAGATTTTTCATTTTTCACGCAAATCTCGTTCCTTTCGGTATTATTATAATagtaaacaataaaaaaaataactaaaaccaTTAACtactttttaatatttttaaacaaaaaatcaaatatattCTGAAAATAGTATCTATTTCATAGGTACTATTACCAAATTACCAAAATCATATAGTTTTGGTGATTTTTAAAGATAGATTTGTCAATTTCTTAAGTGCAGGGATTCTCAATTTAGAGTATAAAACTTTAATTTTCGtctttttattttactttttacacacaaaattttgaaatactttttatggttttaaaattgttcccaaaacaatcattattttttttatatatatttttttatcctTTGTATTTATGATAATTTTTCGACAAAAATTGGCTTGTCAATAGTCCTTATGTGTTTCGTCCATTAGACAGATGTTAAGTCCTTATGTGTATCGTCCATTAGACAGATGTTAAGTTTGTAATGACCATTTATGAACTTTTTGCAACTTCATATAAGGACCAttgtgaaatttaaaaaaaaaattctattaaaTTTGTATTAACTATCATGATGTAGGTTAAAAAAAGGCTAAAGTGTGATGAGTTTATATGAGTTAAGACATGATGAAATATAAGAACACAACAAAGAAATAACACGTTTTAGTTCAATATTGATAATGAATGAGGTTAGAGAATACAAACAAGTGAATAGGAGTGAGATGTGTATGTGTGCGAGAGTGAGTTAATGAACCTATAACCTACAATATTATTTATAAGCAATATATATAGTGCTCTCAACTAATCCCAAAATATACATGTATACTTCAACACTCACGTACAAACTGAAAAGTGTTATATGAAATAAAGAGATATATTGAAATATTGACTATTTCGTATAAACAACAAAACAAGTCTTCGATACTTAAGTCTTCGACATCGGCTATCCTTTAAAGATACTTTTGACATTTGAACTTCTTCACAACAAACCATAATCAACATTCTCCTCATTTGTGAAGAACAATAGTTTAAAGTGCAGGTAAACTCTTCACAACATCAAAAAGTGTATTTTATTATTTCCATGTACCAAGTAATAATCTATCAAATCTCCTTTCTATCTTCTTCAGAATTCTTGTTACA
This window encodes:
- the LOC111909196 gene encoding ras-related protein RABA1f; translated protein: MGAYRADDDYDYLFKVVLIGDSGVGKSNLLSRFTRNEFSLESKSTIGVEFATRSIRVDDKVVKAQIWDTAGQERYRAITSAYYRGAVGALLVYDVTRHVTFENVSRWLKELRDHTDANIVIMLVGNKADLRHLRAVQSEDATSFAEKEHTYFMETSALESLNVEDAFTEVLTQIYHIVSRKALEAGDDAAALPKGQTINVGGKDDVSAVKKGGCCSS